In the genome of Excalfactoria chinensis isolate bCotChi1 chromosome 20, bCotChi1.hap2, whole genome shotgun sequence, the window gctgctgccgccgccgagcTGCCCTTGAACGGGTTGTTGGCACTGAACTCTCGCCACTTGGCACCAAGCACAGTCATCATCTTGGACATGGGGATCTTGGGGTTCTTCTTGGCAATCAGAGGTCTGAAGGgtgggggaaaagggaaaaaccaCAGGTTAAAGGAAATGCACGTCTGCTTGTCACATTTCCCTACAGAaaactttcaaataaataaacacaaaaaatggAATTCTGGAGAGCAGGCATGGGGGAGAAACAATCCAGTTGTTTTCCACTCAATTATCCTTCAACTAAAATGGATTCCTTGAGACCTTTCTTGTCACAGAGAGAGAAGCAATAAGGAGCTTGTAAAGGAAATTCTGCATCACAGCTTCACCTTCTTATTTGAGTAACATCCAAATCTCAATCACTGCCCCAGACCCCATTGATACCTGCGGTTCTGTACCTGAGGAATTGGCTGAAAGCCTTGTAATTAGTAAGAGTATGGTAATCTTCTTCTGAGAAAATATAATCTACGTCATCAAGGCCCCATTCTTCCATCAGCTGGGCTGAGCTCTTAGGCTCCTGTAGAATTACAGAGAGACAGTGTTAATGTAAGTGACAGCTCTGCAGACAAAGTGTCTGTCATATACCCCGTGTCAAACTCTCTCCCTAGTCAGTGACACAGAGATTTCTTTCTgcaatatataaaaaacaaagcatgcaTAAGTGCTTAATAAACTAATGCTTCACACACTTCCAAGAAGCAAATTAATACAGCATCATCCAAATGCTCCTCATACCACATAATATAATGCAAAGCCTTCCCAGGTTTCATGTCTCCAGGAAACATAATCTCTGTATCTAACAAAAATAACATGGGATCATGTTGGCCTTTCATCTGCCAGTAAAAATGCCAGGCTGTGCCTGAGAGCCCTTGATGAGAGACTACTGCAGAATGGGTTGTTGATGGAACTGCAAATGCTTCatggttttaaaaacaaaagcaaccacAAAATCAGCATTGTTatggctgcttttctctttgttccaaataaaataaaccattGCTTTCAGTAGTACTTTCAGTGCCACAAAAGGTACCATGAGGAACTCCGAGCACATGCCACCAGGCAGCTATCTCAGTCTCCCTGATGGGGAGTACAGTGCCTATACCTCCGTGCCTTAAACAAAGGTATCTTATACATCAGTGCAAGGTGAGTGTCCCCAATTACAGCTCTGCCCTCATTCACTGAACAGTGTACTCAGATATCAGCAGGGATCTGGCCACATCATGAGATCCAATGTTCGAACACCAGCTCAGGATGAGCAAATCTTTGGTACCTTTAGCCCTCCATcatcatcctcctcctcttcatccttctttttccgtttggtttttttctctttcttttctttcagttttttctttttcttcttgttgggGGAATAGTCACTTCCTTCACTCTCAGATTTCTCCTCAATCTCCTCATCATTGTCTGATATCTCATCATTGCTCCCCTACAACAGAAGAGGACAGTGGAGAAAGAGCACCACCTGCCCTCCCTCAGCCACAGGCACACAAGTGGATACCCCTTCTGCCTCCAGGTTGTAACACACCCTCTGGAAGCATCACGATGCTGCAATACCACAATGCTCACATTACCATTCTGATGTGCAGTGGTGTAAACAAAGACATGACACAGCGAGTAAATGAACATATGTATTAGAAATAACCATATAGTAAAGCAGTGAGTGACTCGTCTGAGAGGTGGCTAACTGTTCAGCTAAAAGATCTTAAATCTTCAGACAGGTGGAACCTGAGTAACTTTTCTGATTGACATAACACATGGTAGCATGTGATGTCCCATCTCACATTGGCTTATGGTTTTACAAGAGTACAGTAACATTTTCCTACCACAGTGTGAATAGTTAAGAACCTAAAGGAAGAGGACATCTCTTGAGTCACGTGCATGTCTTGTAGCTCACCAGACAGATGTTGAGAGACACGCAGCCACACGGAACTCCCACCAGGCTTTTGGTCACAACTTCAGCAGCAAGAAGAACCTCTCCAGAAAGGCCTGGGCCCTGCTGGATGGCTGACAGATGCAGTCAGCAGGAACCAGGCTTACATGTACACACCAATCATGGGAGAGCCAGAGTGCAGAGCCCAGCAAGGCAGAATTTCGGTTTCTTTCTGGGACAGACAGCGACTTGCTGCAACAAAGTCATTACCACCCTAACAAAAGCCACTGCTTGCCGGGCGGATCACTCACGTTGCAAGAAAGACAGCAGCAATGCACACATCTGAGTATACATCTTCCTTCCTACACCCTGTTCCGCCTCTGGAAGCTGCCCCACCAGGAGCGGCGGGGTTCAGCACCATGGACAGCGCCCGGCCGGGGCTCCAGCCCGGCCCCATCGTTGTGCCATGTGAAAATCAATTGCTCTCACTGCAGAGATTCATTTTCGCTCAGCGGCCATTACTGATGTCGGGTCCTTTTTGGTTcgaaaaaaaaagagagctttTCCTTTAGCAGTTATAATTTAGCACTGAATAATTGGTTGCCATGGCAATGACTGCAGTACAGGTTGAAATTCCCACTCTCCCTGCTTTCTTGCCTGATGAGGACCTTCATCTACATACACTGAGGTTCAAACCGCAGCCAGTTGTTTTATGCAGATCTTTTTGGGGTTTGCTGCATCAAGTCTAGCAGCAGAGCTACAGGGAGCACTGCCACAAAGGCCAGAATGAGCCGCAATGAGGTTAAACAGGCAAATCCCCCTTTAAAAGCAACACAGCATCAATTCTGCCCCAGTGATAAAAACATGGGGCGTTCCGGGGAGAGGTCAGCCATGGTGTAAGCACCAACAGCATGGCCCAGGTTCACAAGAGATCCCCACATCTCTCTTCCTCTAATAGGAGGAGAGAGCATCCTAAGCCCCACAGCCTCCGGGAAGAtgctcaggaaaagaaaggccaAAGTAAGGGTTCCCTTTTCTTTTACCTTCTGACTGGCAACGCAGCTGGAATACAGCTCAGTGCCTACCCACATTGCTGCAGCTCCTCGCTACCTTCGGTGGAACACAGAACAACCTTTGACAGGCAGAACTGAGCCTGATTAACACCACCAGCACAAGGCATTcattgaagaagaaaacacccTCAACATCCATCCCATTAATTTCTCCCCACCCCCCGTAAGGAAACAGacacagctcaggctgcacatGTTGCTCCCATAGCTTCAGGCAGGCTGACATGAACGTAGAACTGCCAGGAGTGAACATAGCACACGTCTGTATCTTATCTTTCCTctattaaaaagcagcacaggagggaaagaaaaacacacaggaaGCGAGGCAGCATGAGCCAGCTTTGTGTGCTatctgcagaaacagaacatcACCATGGCCacaaaggaggagaaaagcctCCTCTGGGCTTCTGCTCACAGCTGCCAGGTCATAGCATGCCAGAGTCAGTCAAGTTCTGTTACGTACACAGCACATAATGCTCCTGTCGGCAGCAAAAGCACTTCGATGTGCCACCTCATCCAGCCAATCTGCTCATACAAGTCCCAGAGGGAGTGGCAGCGATGACTGGAAGAGAACAGCACATTGATCCCCTGCTTGGCAAGGGAAGGGGTGGGGATGTTTCTGGCTCTGCTGCATAAAACATCTGATGTTCTTCTGATGTTCCCTACCCTGCCTTCCTTGCTGAACCTTTTGGTCAAGTGCAGCCCACAACAAAACACCTGCACGCTTTCTGATGGCTGCAATTCTTTGCCATCTTGGCACTGAAGACCCCCAGGAGGCAACACCCTCATCCTCACACTCCCCACCAGCTCATTGCGTGGTGCGGGACAAGTAGGGTATGGAAGTGAATGCAGGTGCTTTGTTCCTACACATTgggtgccctgggcagccaacCTCCATTCCACATCGAGCAGGAACCCTCATCTCAGAGCACGCAGCATtacctctttcttcctcctcttgaTTTTGGCCCCCTTGCCGTCTTTCAGCttcttgggtttcttttttttctgcacagcaaCTTGCTCCTCAGCGAAAAActcctccagcccttccaggaCCCCATCATCTTCTTCTGAGGACAAGAAGGGCAATTCACAGGGCGGCCTTCCCAGGCACAGCTCAGGTTTGCCCTCTCTGGGCACCCCACAGCTGCTCAGTGACAATGCCAACACCTCGTGCCCATAGCGCTGCGCTGAGCCCCAGCACCCAGTGGGATCTGACACACAGCAGGGCCTCCAAAGCCACACAGGGCCTCCAAAGCCACACAGGGCCTCCAAAGCCACACAGGGCCTCCAAAGCCACACAGCACATCAGGACAGGCCAGCACCACCTGCCACACGGGGCTCAGCGCTGTTCGGAAGCCCAGCAGAGCCCGTTCAAATGGATCACAGCGAGCAGGTCGGCGTCCAACAGGTGTCAGCCGCACTCCGGCACGGAccttccccccccaccttccccctcctccccgcACCTCACTCGTCCCTTCAGGTCGCTCTCAGTGCCTTCGCTCCCCGCAGCCGAGCCGGCCGGGCGCAGCACGCAGGTCGGTACCAGCGGGCCGCACCGCAGCGCTGAGGGCCGGGAAGGCACCGCGGCATCGCCCGGCAGGCCCCGACCCCGCGAAGGCCGCAGACACGCCCACCGCTCCCTCCGTTCCCCCGCCATGTCCCGGCACGACGCCCCGCCGCCCACCTGACACGTCCTCATCGTTGTccgcctcctccagcagctcctcgcCGGCCGCCGGGCCCCGCATGCCGGCCGGGAGCGCCGGGCGCGGCCCCTCCGCGCCAAGATGGCGGCCGGCGGCCCCGCCCCGTGACGTCAcgcccccccttcccccctccatCCATCTCTGCCCCCAGCAGCCGGAACGCAGCGGTACCAATTCGTTCCCACAATTTATTCAGTACAATGTACAAAACGTTTTTTTCCCACTCCGCTTTtagtcctcctcctcctcctcctcctcgtcctGGTTGATCTGGAAGTAGCGCAGCTCGTAGCTCTCCTTGCTGTTGGCCACCACGCGCAGCCAGTCGCGGAGGTTGTTCTTCTTCAGGTACTTCTTGGTCAGGTACTTCAGGTACCTGTAGGAGCACAGCGGCcggggcagcacagcactgccaccatGGTGCGCATCCCCCACCCACACAGCAAACCAGCTCATGAACCCCCAACCCAGGGCTGCCCTCAGCCCCCCATGCTGGGGCAGGGCACagtgtgcacacagcaggagggaTGCCCGACACCCCCACCGCCCCCAGCCCCCCATTAAGGCTGGCAGCCACCCCACTtccccccagctcagcccccaGGATTCACTGAGTGCCACAGCAGAGCCCCACAGGACACAGCTCTGGTGTCACCatcactcacacacacacacacacacacacacacacacacacacactcacacccCTCTTCCCACCTCTTCAAGCCTCCAGTTCCCCCACTCGCTATCTCTAcccacagcaaaaacaaaatcaacatgATCAAGGCCAGATAAGGCACAGAAATATCAGGCAAGAGCCAGGCAGACGGCCAGCAGGATGAGGGTAAAGAGGCTGTAATGGAACAGCCTGGATATATACCAGCGTGGGCACACAGGTAAAGGCCATGCCCACACTGACTGCCTGCCACCTCGTCACACCttcagcttcctgctgctgttatCAGCACAGGAGCACCCCGCTCCCAGTTCCACTCCTGCCAGCTGCACACCCCACACCACCATCCTGCTGGGGTTTCTCAGCCACATCTGTCTTCAAAACCCCTCAGGAACAATCCCTGTACCTAACTGCACTGCTTAACCAGGTCAGCACACCTTGATGCCAAGCATCCCTTTATTACTTCATGCTTCCTCACACGTTCCCATTGTAGAGGTTCAGATCTTGCACCTCCAGCACTAAGAATGCCATCCTCACCAAACACCGCAGCCCCACCACAACAAAGCACTCCTCATGACACACATCCACAGCAGTGCACAGGGAAAGCCCAACTCCATTATAAGCAAAGGACCCACAGCCCTCGTTACCCAGACACCGAGCAACCAACACATAGTGCCCAGTGCTACAGgcccagggctgtgcagtgctgcctcccagcctggggcacagcacagcctgcagccttgccctgcagcacccaccgTGCTCTCACCTCTTGGAGAAGGGCACCTCTGAAGTAACAGTGATCTTGCTCTTGCTCCTCTCAATGGTCACCACGCCACCGCCCAGGTTTCCAGCCTTTCCATTCACTTTGATCCGCTCTTGTAAGAACTGCTCCTGTAAGAGGGCACAGACGTTCAGTCAGTGCTGTTGGCAGCTGTTTGCGCTCAGCATTTCAATGCTTTGCTCGGGACTAAGAGGAGGCAAAACAACCACGTGTcactaaaaaacaaagagaagccTTTCCCCGTGGGCCTGGATGCCCTGAGTTCCCACAGGCCGACACCACAGCTCACACTGAGCCATCCACACCTGCACAGAAGGGACACGCTACAGGCCAAGCGTCCACACCATTAAAGTTCGATGCCGTTTCCTACAGTCAGAACAGAGCAAGACACGTTCCTATTTCTCTTGGGCCCCATGACCCCCGCGGGTCCTTTCCAAATGAAGCATTCCCAAAGGCCTCCACCACAAACCTGCTTGTGTCTGAGCACAGCAACAAGCAAAGCCTGACTGAAAGCGCCCATCCAGCAGCAGCGGAACGCAGCGCTCTCCTCCATCGCTGCTTCTCAAAGCTGCACTGGAATCAAACCTCACAGCGATGGCTACTAATGCAGGATCTGCACACACTTAGATCCACACCTAGGCCGTTATGCAGCAATAAacctccagcagcactcagtACTTTGCACACTGATGCTCtgggtgtcatggttttgttctgcagtgctCCAGGCTGCCCGAGGAgcacaaagagcagcaaaaagAGCCGAGGGGCCGCACGCAGAAGCCCCTACcgggcagccccagcactcaCAAAGTTGGCGGCGTCCATGATGCCATCCTCCACCGGGTGCGTGCAGTCCAGCGTGAACTTCAGcacctgcttctttttcttgccaCCCTTCGCTGCGGGTTTCTTCTGCGGGAcgggaagagagagaagagccGTGAGACGGGACGGACGGGCTGAGGGCGGCCGGGAACGgcctgggaaggaaggggggaaacGGGGACCGAGCGGGAGCCCCGCACCGCCAGGGCCCGGCGGAAGGGGGAGGCTGAGGCCCAGGCCCAGCAGCACGCGTAGGCCCGAGCTGCGCcaggccgggccgggccggacACCCGGGAACagagcggggcggggcggggaggaGCGGGCGGGGCGGTTTGCATCCCGCGGGGCGGCGGCATCCCGGAGCGAACGGAAAGCGGAGCGGAGCAGCGGCCCGACGGAGCGACTCACCACGGGCGCCATGGCGGCTTCAGCGAGGGGCAAAAAGGGAGCGCCTCCCCGCGCGCATGCGCGGAAGAGCTCTCGGGCGGCCAACGCGCACGCGCCGCTCCCCCACACCGCCTGCGCCCACGCCGCCGCCGGGCCGCGCGCAGGGAGAGCGGCGGAGCGCGCCGTGCGCAGGCAGCAACGAACGATCGCCGCAACGATCGATGCCTGCCGGCCGCCGCGCGCCGCCGGGCCCCGCCCGCTCGTAGCTCTGCCAGCGGCTCGTGCTGCCTGACCAATGCCGGGGGAGCAGAGAGGGCGGAGCTGACGGGCGGGGGCGGGGCCAGAGCGAGGGGGCGTGGTCCGGATCCCGCTGGCGCGtccccggcggcggcggccacGTGCGTGAAGTGAggccgccgcgccccgccccggGCTGCAGAGCGGTCGCGGTGCCGGTGCGTGTCCGCGGTGCCGCCGAGCTGCCGTCACGGGGCGGCCGGTGAACGGCACGTCGGGAGGGACGCCCCGCGAAGGGGGACGCGTTGTCACCGGGGTCACCGTGTCACGGGAAGCACCGCGTCACGAGGGCCGTGCTGCTGAACGGGACGCCCCGATGACTGCGGAACAGCCGTGCCGGGGTCGCCCCGCGAGGCCCCATCCCGAGGCCGCGCTCCCAGCCGCGCTGCCCTCCCCCGCAGCCCGCGGAGCCGCCCCGCGAGGCCGGCGGTTAAAAATAGCCGGGCCGGGAGGGTCCGCCCCGCGGCGCTggggccggcggcggggccggggctgccgATGGCGGGCGGCATCTTCTCCCCGCTGGGGAGCTGCGcggagctggagcagggcgcCTGGCACCCGCTGGTTTGCCTGCTGTGCCACGGCCCCttccagcagccctgcctgctcgATTGCTATCACGCCTTCTGCGCCAGCTGCTTGCGGGGCCGCGCCGCCTCCGGCCGCCTGCGCTGCCCCCTCTGCGGGTACGGCCGCTCGGGACGCCGCCGCGCGTGGGGACCCGCCCCGTGCCGGTGCTCAACCCGCCCCTTCCCTCAGGCATCCGTCGGTGGTGCGGGGCGGCACGGGGCTGCCCCCGGTGGACCGTCTGCTTCAGTTCCTGGTGGACAGCTCGGCGGAGGGCTCGGAGGACGCGCAGTGCGCCAACTGCGACCGGCGCTGCGCCGAGGCGGTGAGGAGCCGGCAGAGGCCGCGACCCGGCTGAGGCTCCGCGACGCCTCCGCCGCCACCACCGCCTCCCGTGTACCGGCAGGACCTGGACGCCATGTGCTTCTGCAACACGTGCGGCCAGCCGCTGTGCGCCCCGTGCCGCGAGGAGACGCACCGCGCCAAAGTCTTCGCCCGCCACGAGATCGTGTCGCTCAGCAAACGCACCAAAGCCATCCACAAGAAGTGCCGTGAGTACCGCCCGCgagcgccgcgccgcgccgtgcCACACCGGGCAGGACGTGCCTGTCCTTACAGCGCTGCACGAGGAGCCCTACATCATGTTCTCCACCGAGAAGAAGTCCATGCTCTGCATCAACTGCTTCAGGGACATGCAGGGGTAAGTAAGTGTCCCCGCGGCCCCATACGTGTCCCCGTGGCCGCGTGTCCCAGCCGTGCCCTCACCGCCCACCTTGCCGCAGGGAGAGCCGGGCACACTGCATTGACATCGAGACGGCGTATGTGCAGGGCTGCGAGAAGCTGGACCAGGCAGTGCTGGTAGGTGAGATCGGGGTCGGGCGCGGGGCCACAGCGGTGCCACAAGCTCCGTGCTGCCCCGCAGGCagtgaaggagctgcagacatCCACGCGTGAGGCCATCGTCCTCCTCAAGGCCATGATTGAGGAGGTGCGCAACAGCGCCAGCGAGGAGGAGTCGGCCATCAACGCCCTGTTCAGCGGCATGcaggtgtggggctgtgcccacgGGTGTCCCAGCGGCCCCGTGCCCTGTAGCGTGGTGCTGGCACGGAGCACGGCTGCAGGGTGCCCATGTGCCCATGTGCCCGTGCTGTTGGCAGGAGCAGCTCTCTGACAGGAAGAAAGCGCTCCTGAAAGCTGTGCAGAGGTGAGGGGCTGCGGGCAGCACCACAGGTGTTGGGGCAGAGTGCCCTCCTGGTGTGCACCGAGTGCCTGGGCAGCTCCTCATAGCCGGCTCCTGCTGTACACAGCCAGCAcgaggagaaggagaaggcgTTCAAGGAGCAGCTGGCCCACCTCgcctccctgctgcccaccctGCAGGTAGGGCCGGGTCACCCAGGGCTCGGGGCTGAGGGTCAGACAGACCCCAGGGAAGGGGCGGCGGTGACACGGCTGTGTGCAGGTCCACCTGGTGATCTGCTCAGCCTTCCTGAGCTCCGCCAACAAAGCCGAGTTCCTCGACCTGGGCTATGTGAGTAGTgctggcactgcacagcacctGGTGCCGCCGTGCCGGGACCCCCCACAACCCTGAGCCCACCTCAACCTTCCAGCAACTGATGGAGCGGCTGCAGAGGATCGTCAAGCTGCCGCACCGCCTGCGGCCAGCCCAGACCAGCAAGGTAGCACGGGGCCGACCCCTGCCCACCGCCCCacgggcagccccagccccactgcccgTCTCACCCTGCAGATCAACACCGAGTACCGCGCTGAGTTTGCGCGCTGCCTGGAGCCCCTGCTGGTTCTCACCCCTCGCCGCTCCGTGGTGGGCAGCGCTGGCGGCATCGGGCCTGGCATCACCGGAGCAAACATGTGAGGTGCTGGGGTGGGGTGGGCAGAGGGGGGACATGCGCTGTGCCGTGCACTCCCTCCTGCATCGCTGCATCGCTGTGCCAGGCTCacttccttccctgcccttgAGCCTGTCCTCATGAAGGTGGCCTGGGGACAGCACAGAATGCAGCTGTGCTGATGAACGACAGGCACGGGGGCTTCAAGTGACAGTTCTGGGAACGGGGCGGGCAGTGCTGGCAGCGGACACCGAGCAACACCACGCCTGGTCCCCAGCCCCAATGAGGGCCATACCGAGCTCCAGCCAGCGCCGTGCCAGCTCCTGCTCACCGCACACCCCGCTCTGCCGCGGCCCTGCAGCCTCTTGGCCCACCACTATTTTTATCAGGATTTCAGAGAAGTGCCCGGCCGTTCCTTGCTGGGATATATTTAGGCCCATTGATGTCACAGTGGTGCGGGCCCTGCCAGGCGCTGCCGGCTGCTCGTCCCGCACAGAGGACAAACAGGCACCGCTGCCCGTGGGCAACACTCCTCGCACCCAGCCGGGCTCTGCGGCATGGGGCAGCTGAGCACCAGGAGAACGGAGCTGCATAGTGGGACCGCAACGCTGCACGGTGGGATCGTGGTATTGCTTGATGGGGAAATGGTGCTGCTTAGTGGGAGCGCGGTGCTGCACGGggccagcagggagctgggggaggTGGTGGCAGCAGTTGGGGAGCAGGACGGGGCagaggcaggcagggagctCCTGCACAAACGTGGCTGCACAAAGCCAGCTCCTGCCTCCTTTgtgccagagctgagctgctgagcagggcagtGAGCACCAGTGTAAGGCCTGCTATGGAAATCCAATTTTGAGGCAGCACAATGTGCTTCCGACCAACCTGAGTACCCGAGTGCAGAAAGGCACGGGGGGGCTTTGGCAGTTTGTATCTCAGGGGTTGgacacccccagccccaggcacagctctggctgcagggagtgCCGGGTCCCAGGGGCCGCCCTCTGCATCCCACCGCTGTCACCTCCATGCAGGATCCCCGGCAGCCAATGCTCCAAGACACTGATGGTGCCCGGCTGTCCCCCCGCTGGAGATAAGAtgtccagcagctccatggTGCGGAAGCCGACGCTGCACCGATACATCAGCACCAAAGTGCTGCTGGCCGAGGGCCGTGAGACGCCCTTCGCTGAGCACTGCCGCAACTATGAGAACACCTACCGGgtatggggcagggggggggggcgggagggggagCTCCTGACCCTCGCTGCCTATTGCTGTGCCTCTCCCCCATGCACGCAGATGCTGCAGACGGAGATCCAGAGCCTGAAGGACcaggtgcaggagctgcaccGCGACCTCACCAAGCACCACTCCCTCATCCGCACCGAGATCATGAGCGAGATCCTGCAGAAGTCGCTGCAGATGGATGTGCAGATTGCAGCCCACTACTCCGCGGTGGAAATGATGCGCAGCGTGTTTGAGGAGGTGCGGGGGCAGgatcccttcctccctcccccagtGCCGCGTGCCTGTGCCAGCTGCACCCGTTCCCACTGCAGGTCTGGGAGGAGACGTACCAGAGAGTGGCCAACGAGCAGGAGATCTATGAAGGTACAGCTGACGGGCAGAGCCTCCCCCCTGCAGCCGTTcggtgctgcagggcacagacacagcactctcgcccccagcccagctccacGACCTGCTGCAGCTGCGGCAGGAGAACAGCTGCCTGACCACCATCACCAAGCAGATTGCGCCCTACGTGCGCTCCATCGCCAAGGTGAAGGAGCGGCTGGAGCCCAGGTGAGCAGTGCGGCTGCTTTCAGTGCTGGGGCCCAGCCCCGTTCCCCTTCCCATACCCAGCCACAGTCCAGCTCGTCCTGCTGCAGGTTGCAGGAGCCCCGGGAGCCCAAGGATGAGCGCACACAGATACTGCTCAGGATTGATGACAGCAGTGAAGCAGCACAAAGGTAGGTGACAGCCAAGGTCTCAGTGCAGACACCTCCATGCACAGGGATGCCTCGTTCCAGCCCCTcatgctggcagcagggaaACTGTGGTGCCATCTGCATCGCCCCACACCTCTCTGGACAGTGgggagggaaagcaaagcacttcCAGGGGGGGTCAGGTGCCCTTGTGTGCCCTCCGAGCACAAGGGATCGGAGGGGATTAGAGCTctggaaaagagctgcttaaCCCAGCGGGCTCAGCTGCCTGCCCAGCCTGCTGCCCCTGCCCTAGGGACAGCTCACCCAGTGGCACagacagcagggagctgagcacCCCCGGGGACACGTCCCCAAAGAAGGAGCACCCTGGGAGCACACAGAGGAGCGGGACCCTGAGCACAGACCGGGAGGAACCCACAGGCTCAAGCTGAgcacccagagctgtgctgctccacgTTGGCTGTGACCGACTGCACTGCGCAGTCATGGTCAGGCTGCGTGAGAGCTGCCCTGGGGAGGCACAGACTCGTATCTAACACACCTGGATTCTACTTTAGTCTTTCTCTAAGCAGCGGTTGTGGTTTTCCTTGTAGTACGTTCAAACTCGTGGCCTTTGCTGTGAGCAAGGTTGGAAAAACAGACTGAATGTGGCTGAGTTTGTAGTGTGTCACATAGCAAACATCTGGCTTAGgacaatggaaagaaaatccctTTATATTCCCCATCCCGTGTgtcaaaagtgaaaataaaagtgtaTGAATGGACTCTGCTCTTTGTTCTGGCCCAGGGCAAAGGGGATTCCAGGTCCCACTGGTCCAGCCCTCCTCGAAACCAAGTTAAACTTCAGTGTTACACTGAAAGGTACCGAGAAACCCACCAGGAACTGTACaaccagctttgctgctctgAGCCCCACCTGCAGGTCCCCCCAGTAACATCCAGGTACCCCCAATAACCTCCAGGTACCCCCAGTAACCTCCAGGTACCCC includes:
- the RPL22 gene encoding large ribosomal subunit protein eL22, with the translated sequence MAPVKKPAAKGGKKKKQVLKFTLDCTHPVEDGIMDAANFEQFLQERIKVNGKAGNLGGGVVTIERSKSKITVTSEVPFSKRYLKYLTKKYLKKNNLRDWLRVVANSKESYELRYFQINQDEEEEEEED